Proteins encoded in a region of the Chelonoidis abingdonii isolate Lonesome George chromosome 2, CheloAbing_2.0, whole genome shotgun sequence genome:
- the TP53INP1 gene encoding tumor protein p53-inducible nuclear protein 1 isoform X2 produces the protein MFQRLNNMFVGEINNLSSQEPEFSEKEDDEWILVDFIDTCTNFSTEEADISETSAVDHSPVFSCLPTSLECLADASESCFIQFDSCPMEESWFITPPPCFTAGGLTTIKVETSPMENLLIEHPSMSVYAVHNTCHSLNETSCGDEEFHNPSSPRARKSCLRHTGTNGSTK, from the exons ATGTTCCAGAGGCTGAATAATATGTTTGTGGGAGAGATCAATAACTTGTCCAGCCAAGAGCCAGAGTTCAGTGAAAAAGAAGATGATGAATGGATTCTGGTTGACTTTATAG ACACTTGCACTAACTTTTCAACAGAAGAAGCAGACATCAGTGAAACATCAGCTGTTGACCACTCCCCagtcttttcttgtttaccaactTCCTTAGAGTGTTTGGCTGATGCCAGCGAGTCTTGTTTCATCCAGTTTGACTCATGTCCCATGGAGGAGAGCTGGTTTATTACCCCTCCCCCATGTTTTACTGCAGGTGGATTAACCACTATCAAGGTGGAAACCAGTCCTATGGAGAACCTTCTAATTGAACATCCCAGCATGTCTGTATATGCTGTCCATAATACCTGTCACAGTCTAAATGAGACTAGCTGTGGAGATGAGGAGTTTCATAATCCAAGTAGTCCaag GGCCAGGAAAAGCTGCTTAAGGCACACTGGCACA